In a single window of the Lagenorhynchus albirostris chromosome 19, mLagAlb1.1, whole genome shotgun sequence genome:
- the LOC132510157 gene encoding guanine nucleotide-binding protein G(I)/G(S)/G(O) subunit gamma-10-like yields MLLLYSESIKKKNLGASVSTLQRLVEQLKLEAGVERIKVSQAAAELQQYCMQNGCNEALLVGVPARSNLFREPRSCALL; encoded by the exons ATGCTG TTACTCTACtctgaaagcattaaaaaaaaaaatctgggggcCAGCGTGAGCACCCTGCAGCGCCTGGTGGAGCAGCTCAAGCTGGAGGCCGGCGTGGAGAGGATCAAGGTCTCTCAGGCGGCTGCAGAGCTTCAACAGTACTGCATGCAGAATGGCTGCAACGAAGCCCTGCTGGTAGGTGTTCCAGCCAGAAGCAACCTCTTTCGGGAGCCCAGATCCTGTGCTTTACTCTGA